The sequence below is a genomic window from Phaenicophaeus curvirostris isolate KB17595 chromosome 16, BPBGC_Pcur_1.0, whole genome shotgun sequence.
GTGAAttgctttatgttttaaaatcaatttattcctttaaaatcaCACCATTGATGTTAGCTTAGTTTATTATCGTTGGATCTGTAGTAGATCTGGTGCCCTTATACCTTTCCAGCTATTCAAGATCTAAAGAATGTACTGAGGTGTGTGACAGCACTCTGAGAGCTGAAAGGTAATGCAGCTTTCCTATATAGTGCCCACTGATAATGCAGAACAGATAGTGTAATCTCCAAAATATCACCTGCAAGCTCTCTGCTGAGAGTAACTTCTAAATCTCGCGTACTGCTAGCACCTTTTCCAGCAGGATGGTGTACAGGCAACTGGCATTCGCACTACTGAGACATTATGAACTTGTGGGTTTGTTTGTCCCACTTAGTTCTGGAAGCCTGGATTTTGTCCTAATTTTGTAATCAACTTTCTTAGAAATAAAGGATATATCCTTTCTCATCCTCGGCATCAAATGTTTTAAAGCACATCATCACTTTTTGAATaattaattatttcctttattgcTTTAGGTATTTCTGGGAAAAGCCAGCTTCTGTTTGCAGTGGTCTTCACTACCCGTTATCTGGACCTCTTCACTTCATTCATTTCATTGTATAACACATCTATGAAGGTAGAGTATACTGAAGAGTTAGAAAAGCTAGTAATGTTGTATGCAGAgtgaataatttcattaaatgaaAGCCTCTTTAAGTGGCCTACCGTACAGTTATTACAGAATAAGTTCTAAATGGGCTTTGGATAAAGAATGTGGAAAATGGACTCaaaactctcctttttttctataCTCTACaggcaatatttaaaaaactgtaTGGGGACAAATGCCATTTTGGTTACTGGAAAAATGGTTCAAATACATTCTGTTTCTCGATTGAGACTTTAGTCCATAGAAGAGATTTACTTAAGCTCTACAAAGTACATTAGTATTCAGGACATGTTGCTGGAATTTCAGTTAGTGTCTGGTCAGAGGCTGATGAAAAGTTGACAGGAGCACGCGTTTAGGAATGCAGCTTCCCTCGGACTGTACCCTGTTTGCTTACCCATTGAATGCTAGTGAGCCTAAATttggttttcttatttcttactAATTATTTCTTGTTTATTCCTGCAATTGCTGGTGTCAAGTACAAGAGAATAAAGTAGACTGGGAGAGGGCAGCAGATCTGTGGCACTGGTACACATTGGGGCATTTGTGGCATGTGAGAGACACCTTTTTCATCCAGTTTCTTTATTCTTGGATTTTCTCGTTGCCCTTCAGCTTTATTTCAGAAGACAGTATAACTTTGCCAAGAGGAAAGACTAGAGAGTCAATAATGCAAAACACACTGAAGAATTATGGGGGTgatactgtaaaataaaattctagaTCTTAAATCCACTAACAACTGTTGTCTTCTAACACACCAACAGTGTGCGCTTAAGGTTTGTTACTAACAGTTTAGATGAAGAACTGTGGATTAAGTAGAACTATTCTTGAAATTAGCTTTTTTCCTGTGCAACTTCTGAGAATATTGAAAGCTACTGTTGGGCGCACTAAAGGAGCAGCTTAGGGTTTCTTTACAGTTTGTTTATGTATTGATTGTGATTCAGGGTCGTGACAATGTCTCTCTTTTGGAGCCCTCCTACCCAGAAAAGGAATGAATATAGGAAATGACATGTGTGATATTCAACTTCTTACAAACTGAGCCTTTCCTTTTAATGAAAGAGTCGTCCTCTGTTCAAAGCCTGTGTTAACTTGCAAAATGGAAGCCTCTATTACAGTTTCAAAGGCTGCTGCTTAGGGAGACTGTTTGATGTCATTGGCTTTTCAGCCCATTATTGTAGTGCCAAGACAAAGCTGTTTGAGTGTCCCAACGCACCTTCTTGTTTTATCTACGTATGTTTAGGTGTATGTAATATGACACAGTTGTAGGGAACACGAACTACTGTACGAGTAAGCTTAGACCAAAACTGGATGAACTTTCTAATCTGAGGAAAATGCTCTAAttggcagcaaaaaaaaaagttcatttctGCACAGTTAGGTTTTTCTTCAGTATTGTTAGCGACTGATTAAACTACGGGCACCAACTTGCTGTATTTGTCTGGCAGTGATCATCAGATACTTAGGGaaatcagtttcttttgtgttctagaaatatacacagaaatacacagtTTGGCGCTATCTGTCTGTCTTAGTGACCTGcagacttctgtttttctgattaGTAGTATTCTTTATCTTACAGTTACTCTTAAGTGGTGCCTGTGTATCGGATACATATTTGCTATTGCACTCTGCAGTCATTTTTCTACCAttcttgtcatttattttgttatctttaaaaatgaatattttttgagACCCCAAACACACTGTAATTCTCAAGAGGAAATATTTAGTAAGAACTTGGGGTTCATTCATACTTTCTTGGTGTCTTCTGTGACCATACCAATTACAACAGTTTACACCAGTAGTAGGGGATTCCCTGTATCTGATACCCTGTCCTGTGGTCCTTTATTTCCAGTTAGCCAGGGTGCTAGTGTAGGAAAGAGTCTTTGGATTCTGGGCTCCTTAACATAGTATTTTAGCATTCTGTATCTATGAGCAGCACTTTCAGTGATTAGTAGCATCTGCAAACAGTAGGGTTTTTAATCCTTTAAAAAcaacttttcagttttaaagagCCTGTATTGTGATAAATTTTGGAATATTTGATCTTTGTGatgaaactgaggcaggagctAAACTTATTTGTCAAGTCTACTGTACTGTGTTGTCTCCAGGACAGTGTGAGGTCTGTCCTGATGATGGCAGATTGACCTTTAGAAAGTCATGTATTCTCTCTGATTGTGCTTTCTTGTCTATCAAATAAAGCTATTTGCCTATTTCTACTGTACCACAACTACTAAAAGTGGCAGTCCTGGTTCAGTGCTTCTAACAGTCTGTTAGTTTTGCAGATTTTGTGGCCTTTTGGGTGGCGGAGAACACTGAACCCTTAGCGCTCTTGATATTTCGGAGGCGTTTAGAGGAATCAAATCAGTTGATTTATGATATGTAAAAAATGGTTGAGTCCAAGTTGGGCTTGTTGAATAGGGCTTTAATTGCCATGACCCACACCACTCATGGgctttttgaaaattaaaaaaacccttccatCATTGTTACATGTGTACATTTTTAACTTAAATGTGTTGGGCCAGTGCTTCTCCTGCTGTAGCAGAAGGGGTATTCCTTCTCCAGTCAGTTCCTTAGCTCTGTCTACTCAGGAAAGAGTCTTCAAAGACACTTTGAACAATCACTTCAGCCAGAAATAAGCTGATGCTTTTAAAGCAGCAAGACCAGCAGAGCCCAGAGTCATTGGTTTTGAATTACCACTCTGCTAAGAAAAGTTAAGTACCACCGCATAGCCTGGAACTGCAAAAGCCTGTAAACAAATTatacaaaaatgatcaaaaaaGAGAGCACTTATTCTTCTTAGTGCCTGGGAATATTTCTGTTCAGTGAGTTTGATCTAATCCTGCAACCTTTGTggattgttttgattttgttttttctttccttgctctttAGCTTATCTACATTGCTTGCTCGTATGCCACCGTGTATCTGATCTACATGAAATTTAAGGCTACCTATGATGGAAACCATGATACATTCAGAGTGGAGTTTCTGATAGTTCCGGTTGGTGGACTGTCATTTCTTGTTAATCATGACTTCTCTCCTCTGGAGGTGAGTTGGTTGTGGGCAGGCGATTgtgcttttttctctcaaatgtTTAGAACGTGAAGATGAGCATTTTTAGGCTTATTGAGGAATGTTTGGAAGGCGCCTGTGTTTAGTTGGTTCAGGCTAATGCAGTTTCCTTAGCTCATCTTTACACTGTAGATTTCTGTACACATTTAAGGCACTTCAGGAGACTAGCATTGTTATCAACATTATGTTATTAAGCAGAAGATCTTTTTTCCCAGTACATTGTGATGGTTATATTAATTCAAAAGCATCCATGTTCAATAAAGACATGCCTCAGAATGCACTTTGTGCATGGTTGGTGCCACCTGGTGAAAACAGAAGGAACTATAATACCTCTTAAATTTTGTAGAATCGCAAATGGTCTAGAGTGTTAGGAAGAATAGCAGTGTATTTAAATGcagctctgtgttttccagccagaaaaagtatattaaaaCATAATTATAAAACAGTTTTTGTTGCAACactttgagacatcattttaaCTTTTGTTCCATACTAACTCATTCTTTCAACCAATAAGTTAGAAAAGTTGGGGGAGTGGGACTTCGTCTTCCCTGCAGCTCTTCACAGCACCAGCTTTGTAAGCTGCGTTTCATGGTAATGTGAATCCTGAACTGGTAGATGCGCATAAGTTTCCTCGTGAATAAACACATGCCTGCTGGCTCACTAGGCAGCTGGTTTGAAGAGTCTGTCTGCCAAGAGAGTTGTTCCTTCATGCCATTCCGTGGTAGATTATTAAGCTTTCACTTAGTTTTTGCAGTACCAAGGATAGTTTGCCAGCTATTCATAACATTGTTAGAGAGTGAAAAGTCAAGCCAAGTCAAATATCTTCTGCGTTTGTTATCGGTAAGACCGTTGAATAtacatgtgggtttttttcctttcagattctCTGGACCTTCTCCATCTATCTTGAATCGGTTGCTATTCTCCCTCAACTTTTTATGATCAGCAAAACTGGGGAAGCAGAGACCATCACTACTCACTATCTTTTCTTCTTGGGTCTGTACCGTGCCTTGTACTTAGTCAACTGGATTTGGCGCTACTATTTTGAGGGATTTTTTGACCTCATAGCTGTTGTTGCTGGTGTGGTCCAGACCGTTCTGTACTGTGACTTCTTCTATTTGTATGTTACAAAAGGTGAGTAGTACAAAAACTTCCAGCTTCAGGTAACCAACGTTACTAGATTTTTAATTCTATATGCAAATTATTACTGAAATCTTGATGGATACATCAAGTATGCTTTCTAccagtgtggggttttttaaggaCTGTTTTAAGTATCAATAGAATGTAGATGTATAAATGATCTGATGAGGTTAATTGGCAAATTTCAAGTAAGTATGGCTAAATACGAGTTGCTGTTGTCCTCTAGTGATAAGCATGATCCTCATGCTTCTCCTGACAGTACGTTGTTCTGCACAAATTATGTGCTTAGAGACATGTTTCTCGGTGGTTTAAATACCATAAAAGTCCAGAGGATTTTAGATGCTTCTTTTTATGCAAAGTGTAGAATCAGTCATTTCTCCTGGGTGCACTAGTAATGACGCCCTTACTCACATTCTAACTTCCATCGTATGACTACAAAGCTATATGGGGCAGCATTATTTTAGTCGTAACTCTTAAGAAACTACAGTCATAAGCTGGTATGTCCTGAGCATGAAAAGTGAGAATTCTGGAGTGCCACAAGAGCACAGGATGGGAATAGTTGTTAGTTTATCATCCTTTACCAGCATGTGTTGAGGAGAGGCAGGCTCAGGAGACCTGTCTACAGTGCTTGAGTTTGTAACAAAGTGACTCTGTTTTGCAGTTTTAACATTGTGTGCTTTTCCTCCATCATATCTTTGttaactgttttctttcctacctGTCCTTACAGTACTCAAGGGAAAGAAGCTCAGTTTGCCAGCGTAAGTGCCAAAAAACATCACCAGCATCTGTCCTTTTGGATGCTTGGACAGAACAATCCTTATCACAAGCAAAGGCGAAGATGCTTGAGACAGAAAGTCAGAAACACAGCTCTTTATAGCGCAGGTAGTCATCAGCGGCTCTGTAAGAACGGAGGAAAAACAACCAGCAGATTTCTGTTTGATGCATCTTGcctttatcttttttattactATGTATAAAGATTTTTTACATAAAGAAACTTATACTGTATTAATAAATTCAGTGTATGGTTTCAATTGGAATAGTTCCAAAAGTGAGATTTTTGTGAGATTGTTTATGACCAGGAACAAGTgcaaacttttttgttttttttaattttcaagaatttctttgaaatgactgatttttggttttctttttttttttttgtcagtgcaCAGATCTGTGCATTCTTGATGGATGGTAGTCATCTATTCTTTCCCTTTGATTCAATTTTCATTCCactatatttatttctttccaaaaggTGAATCTATGTCAACTCTAAATCTGAAACCACCAATGTTTGATGTGATGTGCTGGTGCCCAGTCTTCGTGCCATCTGCTGACATGGAGTTCCTTATTCAAAATAAGTTGGTGCCAGAAGGGCAACAGTTGCTTTTTGTAGTTGTTCCCCTTCTAAAACAGGCTGATGGCAAGAGGACAGTAAGGAAATCTCGTGTGGCCACAAGGATGGGCCCTTTCCTGTTCTGCAGAGATGTTTGGGAGGTTAATCCCAATAACGAAAGCACTTGGTGGCGCAGGTTGTGAGGGGTGCGAGATACAGCTGTGCTGCTCCGTAGCAAATGTTTGTGACCGTGTTCTTTGTCCAGGCAAAGAAGGTTAAAGATCCTGGATGTACAGCCCTGCTACACCATTGCAACTATAGAAACGGGAGACTTGTAAGTTGTTGATTACAGTAGTCTGTAAGTGATCGTTTTAGAGtatctacattttctttttaacaaatgCTTTATAAGCAACCTCCATGTTCAGCTTCCAGTGGTTTTCGATGTCACTTTTGGAcgataaatattttttttttttatatataaactcTTCAGAATCAGCAGCACCAGTTCCCATTCTTCATCCTTTAAGTGATTCCCTTTTTTTACTGAGCTGTTGCATGATTTATCCTGTGTTACCATCCTCAATAAACACTTCATGAAACGATGAAAACGGGTtggtttctttatttctcagttttttaGTTGTATatgagctggggctgctggggccgGGGGCACCGTGagggctcctcctcctcctcccgccccCCGggggcgggaggaggaggaggagccctCACGGTGCCTGAGCGGGAACGAGGCGAGAGGGTTTTCCCGCCCTCCGG
It includes:
- the KDELR2 gene encoding ER lumen protein-retaining receptor 2 translates to MNIFRLTGDLSHLAAIIILLLKIWKSRSCAGISGKSQLLFAVVFTTRYLDLFTSFISLYNTSMKLIYIACSYATVYLIYMKFKATYDGNHDTFRVEFLIVPVGGLSFLVNHDFSPLEILWTFSIYLESVAILPQLFMISKTGEAETITTHYLFFLGLYRALYLVNWIWRYYFEGFFDLIAVVAGVVQTVLYCDFFYLYVTKVLKGKKLSLPA